In a genomic window of Trichoderma atroviride chromosome 4, complete sequence:
- a CDS encoding uncharacterized protein (EggNog:ENOG41), producing MAANKPKAEPKVKSRDEYTVGWVCALPKEQTAAIAMLDELHAAVQKPANDPNSYSLGSMGDHNVVIACLPKGQTGNYSAATVATWMVSTFPRIKFGFMVGIGGGIPAKVRLGDVVISAPTGKYPGVVQWDMGKAESGRFQRTGSLNNPPTLLLTALATLESYHEMNEPRMFEYLETLKEKWPRLAPKYLRSESLKDVLFKADYNHVKAKKSDDEEDGEEERENCKNCNQEKVLKRSPRETRVHHGLIASGSLVVKDGISRNSLNKYFDNEVYCIEMEAAGLMNNFPCLVIRGISDYADSHKNDSWQEHAAAMAAACAKELLQHVLPAEVERQPSAKLALDDS from the coding sequence ATGGCAGCCAACAAGCCCAAGGCTGAGCCAAAGGTCAAATCCCGCGACGAGTACACTGTTGGATGGGTCTGCGCGTTGCCCAAAGAGCAGACGGCGGCCATTGCCATGTTGGATGAACTACATGCCGCCGTCCAAAAGCCTGCGAACGACCCCAACAGTTATAGCCTTGGGTCCATGGGCGATCACAATGTTGTCATTGCTTGTCTGCCCAAAGGGCAGACCGGCAACTACTCTGCAGCGACTGTTGCCACTTGGATGGTCTCTACTTTTCCACGCATCAAATTCGGCTTCATGGTCGGTatcggcggcggcattcCTGCCAAAGTTAGGCTTGGTGATGTCGTGATCAGCGCGCCCACGGGGAAATACCCTGGTGTGGTCCAGTGGGATATGGGGAAGGCAGAAAGTGGCCGATTTCAACGAACAGGATCGCTGAATAACCCGCCCACCTTGCTTCTTACGGCTTTGGCAACCCTAGAATCGTATCATGAGATGAATGAGCCTAGAATGTTCGAATACCTCGAGACGCTCAAAGAGAAATGGCCAAGGTTGGCACCAAAGTACTTACGGTCGGAATCACTCAAGGACGTGTTATTCAAAGCAGACTACAACCATGTCAAGGCGAAGAAaagcgatgatgaggaggacggcgaagaagaacgaGAAAATTGCAAAAATTGCAACCAGGAGAAAGTCTTGAAAAGAAGTCCCAGGGAAACTCGCGTGCACCACGGCCTGATTGCATCAGGTAGCCTGGTCGTCAAGGATGGTATTTCCAGAAACAGTCTCAATAAGTACTTTGATAACGAAGTTTATTGCAtcgagatggaagcagcGGGACTGATGAACAATTTTCCTTGCCTCGTCATTCGCGGAATCAGCGACTACGCCGACTCACACAAGAACGATAGTTGGCAGGAACATGCAGCGGCTATGGCAGCAGCCTGCGCGAAGGAGCTTTTGCAGCATGTATTACCAGCTGAAGTTGAAAGACAGCCTTCGGCAAAGCTGGCGCTTGATGACAGTTAG